In Denitratisoma sp. DHT3, one DNA window encodes the following:
- the glgC gene encoding glucose-1-phosphate adenylyltransferase, with protein MIPNDPHVGDFLAESGRFVSHLTRSTFAMVLAGGRGSRLMQMTDWRAKPAVPFGGKFRIIDFTLSNCVNSGIRRIGVATQYKAQSLIHHLQRGWSFLDGRFDEYIELLPAQQQLGENWYLGTADAVYQNLHVLRRAHPRFVMILSGDHIYKMDYGRMLAQHAQNGADLTVACMEVPIEEASAFGIMAIDERQRITQFVEKPADPPCIPGRPQRALASMGVYIFDADYLFEQLVRDADTPGSGHDFGNDLIPHAVAHHKVYAHNFRESCVGTGASGQPYWRDVGTVDAYWEASLELTKVTPELDMYESQWPIWTYQEQLPPAKFVFDDDNRRGMAVDSLVSGGDIISGATVRRSLLFSRVFVHSYSEIEDSVILPKVDIGRHSRLRRVVVDKHCVIPPGSVIGFDPEQDRQRFHVTKKGVTLVTPEMLGQRRLHIR; from the coding sequence GTGATTCCAAACGATCCACACGTCGGCGATTTCCTCGCCGAGTCTGGCCGCTTCGTCAGCCATCTCACGCGCAGCACCTTCGCCATGGTGCTGGCCGGCGGTCGCGGCAGCCGCCTGATGCAGATGACCGACTGGCGCGCCAAACCGGCGGTGCCGTTCGGCGGCAAGTTCCGCATCATCGACTTCACGCTGTCCAACTGCGTCAATTCCGGCATCCGCCGCATCGGCGTCGCCACCCAGTACAAGGCCCAGAGCCTGATCCATCATCTACAGCGGGGCTGGAGCTTCCTCGACGGCCGCTTCGACGAATACATCGAACTGCTGCCGGCCCAGCAGCAGTTGGGGGAAAACTGGTACCTGGGCACCGCCGACGCGGTGTACCAGAATCTGCATGTCCTGCGCCGGGCCCATCCGCGCTTCGTGATGATCCTCTCCGGCGACCACATCTACAAGATGGACTACGGCCGCATGCTGGCACAGCATGCGCAAAACGGCGCCGACCTGACCGTCGCCTGCATGGAAGTGCCGATCGAGGAAGCGTCGGCCTTCGGCATCATGGCCATCGACGAACGGCAGCGGATCACCCAGTTCGTCGAAAAGCCGGCCGACCCGCCCTGCATCCCCGGCCGGCCGCAACGGGCGCTGGCCAGCATGGGCGTCTACATCTTCGACGCCGACTATCTGTTCGAGCAACTGGTGCGGGACGCGGACACCCCCGGCTCCGGCCATGACTTCGGCAACGATCTGATTCCCCATGCCGTCGCCCACCACAAGGTGTACGCCCACAACTTCCGCGAGAGCTGCGTCGGCACCGGCGCCTCGGGCCAGCCCTACTGGCGCGACGTGGGCACGGTGGATGCCTATTGGGAAGCCAGCCTGGAACTGACCAAGGTCACGCCGGAACTCGACATGTACGAATCGCAATGGCCGATCTGGACCTACCAGGAACAACTGCCGCCCGCCAAGTTCGTCTTCGACGACGACAATCGCCGCGGCATGGCGGTGGATTCCCTGGTCTCCGGCGGCGACATCATCAGCGGCGCCACGGTGCGCCGCTCCCTGCTGTTCTCGCGGGTCTTCGTCCATAGCTACAGCGAGATCGAGGACTCGGTGATCCTGCCCAAGGTCGACATCGGCCGGCACTCCAGGCTGCGCCGCGTGGTGGTGGACAAGCACTGCGTCATCCCGCCGGGGAGCGTGATCGGCTTCGACCCGGAGCAGGACCGGCAGCGTTTCCACGTCACCAAAAAAGGCGTCACCCTGGTCACCCCGGAGATGCTGGGACAGCGGCGTCTCCATATTCGCTGA
- the glgB gene encoding 1,4-alpha-glucan branching protein GlgB: protein MEKKFKALLEAREHDPFALLGVHAEGSGWCLRVLRPHAIRIELEIDGHAAPMARVGGSALFEWRGAARPESYWLLIEEQGQRLRLRDPYAHPPRASEHDLFLFAEGSNCQAYRLLGAFGEARGGVAGVCFRAWAPNAGRVSVVGDFNRWDGRTHPMAALGGSGCWELFIPDLAPGTLYKFEIRNRHSGAVMTKADPYARWFERRPATAARVAASSHAWRDDAWMAARRSWDWLGSPLSIYEVHPGSWMRHPDGRFYSYRELAEHLVSYVKDMGYTHLELMPVMEHPLDESWGYQCTGFFAPSSRFGTPDDFRFLVDACHQAGIGVILDWVPGHFPADEWALAHFDGSALYEHEDPGQKIHPDWGTHVFNYGRNEVKSFLMSSAHWWLSEFHIDGLRVDAVASMIYLDYSRKAGEWRPNRHGGRENLEAIAFLQALNEMVHREFPGALTIAEESTAWPMVSRPVYLGGLGFSMKWNMGWMNDTLDYMRQDPVHRRYHHDRLTFGQLYAYTENFVLPLSHDEVVHGKGSLLGKMPGDEWQRFANLRALLTYQMTSPGKKLMFMGGELAQPWEWSEGGELPWNLLRHPLHDGVQRLVRDLNRLHRELPPFHELDFEPRGFSWIDCHDADQSVLSWLRLARDGSHAVVVLNLTPVPRTGYRIGVPRAGGYREIFNSDSSHYGGGNVGNGEGLHAGADPWGGYPASLALTLPPLAGIVLLPLRD from the coding sequence ATGGAAAAAAAGTTCAAAGCCCTGCTGGAAGCCCGCGAGCACGACCCCTTCGCGCTGCTCGGCGTCCATGCCGAGGGCAGCGGCTGGTGCCTGCGGGTACTGCGTCCCCATGCCATTCGGATCGAGCTCGAGATCGACGGCCATGCGGCACCGATGGCCAGGGTGGGGGGCTCCGCCCTGTTCGAATGGCGCGGCGCGGCGCGTCCCGAGTCCTATTGGCTGTTGATCGAGGAGCAGGGGCAGCGGCTGCGCTTGCGCGACCCCTACGCGCATCCGCCGCGCGCTTCGGAGCACGACCTGTTCCTGTTCGCCGAAGGCAGCAACTGCCAGGCCTATCGCCTGCTCGGCGCGTTCGGCGAGGCGCGGGGCGGCGTCGCGGGGGTGTGTTTCCGCGCCTGGGCGCCCAACGCGGGGCGGGTATCGGTGGTGGGCGACTTCAACCGCTGGGACGGACGCACGCACCCGATGGCCGCGCTCGGCGGCTCGGGCTGCTGGGAATTGTTCATTCCGGACCTGGCGCCGGGCACGCTCTACAAGTTCGAGATCCGCAACCGCCACAGCGGGGCGGTGATGACCAAGGCGGACCCCTACGCGCGCTGGTTCGAGCGGCGGCCGGCGACGGCGGCGCGGGTGGCGGCCTCCTCGCATGCGTGGCGGGACGACGCCTGGATGGCGGCGCGGCGGTCCTGGGACTGGCTGGGCAGTCCGCTGTCGATCTACGAGGTGCATCCCGGCTCCTGGATGCGCCATCCCGACGGCCGCTTCTACAGTTACCGGGAATTGGCCGAGCATCTCGTGTCTTATGTCAAGGACATGGGTTATACCCATCTCGAACTGATGCCGGTGATGGAGCATCCGCTGGACGAATCCTGGGGCTACCAATGCACCGGTTTCTTCGCGCCGAGTTCCCGCTTCGGCACGCCGGACGACTTCCGCTTCCTGGTGGATGCCTGCCATCAGGCCGGCATCGGCGTGATCCTGGACTGGGTGCCGGGCCACTTCCCCGCGGATGAGTGGGCGCTGGCGCATTTCGACGGCTCGGCGCTCTACGAGCACGAGGACCCGGGCCAGAAGATCCATCCCGACTGGGGCACGCACGTCTTCAACTACGGCCGCAACGAAGTGAAGAGCTTCCTGATGTCGAGCGCCCACTGGTGGCTGTCCGAGTTCCACATCGACGGGCTGCGGGTGGATGCGGTGGCGTCGATGATCTACCTCGACTACTCGCGCAAGGCCGGCGAGTGGCGGCCCAACCGCCATGGCGGACGGGAGAACCTGGAGGCGATCGCCTTCCTGCAGGCGCTGAACGAAATGGTGCATCGGGAATTCCCCGGCGCGCTCACCATCGCCGAGGAATCCACCGCCTGGCCGATGGTGTCGCGGCCGGTGTATCTCGGGGGGCTGGGCTTCTCGATGAAATGGAACATGGGCTGGATGAACGACACCCTCGACTACATGAGGCAGGACCCGGTGCATCGGCGCTACCACCACGACCGCCTGACGTTCGGCCAGCTCTATGCCTACACGGAGAATTTCGTCCTGCCGCTGTCCCACGACGAGGTGGTCCATGGCAAGGGCTCGCTGCTCGGCAAGATGCCGGGGGACGAGTGGCAGCGCTTCGCCAACCTGCGGGCGCTGCTGACCTACCAGATGACCAGCCCCGGCAAGAAGCTCATGTTCATGGGCGGCGAACTGGCCCAGCCCTGGGAATGGAGCGAGGGCGGAGAACTGCCCTGGAACCTGCTGCGACACCCGTTGCATGACGGTGTGCAGCGGCTGGTGCGGGACTTGAACCGGCTTCATCGGGAACTGCCACCTTTTCATGAACTGGACTTCGAGCCTCGGGGATTCTCCTGGATCGACTGTCACGATGCGGACCAGTCCGTGCTGTCCTGGCTGCGCCTGGCCCGGGACGGCAGTCATGCCGTGGTGGTGCTGAACCTCACCCCGGTGCCGCGCACCGGCTATCGCATCGGCGTTCCCCGGGCCGGCGGCTATCGGGAAATCTTCAACAGCGACTCATCTCATTACGGCGGCGGCAACGTCGGCAACGGCGAGGGGCTCCATGCAGGCGCCGATCCCTGGGGGGGCTATCCGGCGAGCCTTGCGCTGACCTTGCCGCCCCTGGCGGGGATCGTCTTGCTGCCGCTCAGGGACTGA
- a CDS encoding DUF2934 domain-containing protein, translating to MMSTASASVSRARPASASAKTVPAARPVAAAPKAPEKTTAARKSPRRKAPALSTEQRQQYVEVAAYYIAEQRGFDGSKALEDWLQAEIEVDHLLRKGLISP from the coding sequence ATGATGTCCACTGCAAGCGCCTCAGTCAGCCGCGCCCGTCCCGCCAGCGCATCCGCAAAAACCGTCCCGGCCGCCAGGCCGGTTGCCGCCGCCCCCAAAGCTCCGGAGAAAACCACCGCCGCGAGAAAATCGCCGCGCCGCAAGGCACCCGCGCTCTCCACCGAGCAACGTCAGCAGTATGTGGAAGTGGCCGCCTACTACATTGCCGAGCAGCGGGGTTTCGATGGCAGCAAAGCGCTGGAGGACTGGCTCCAGGCCGAGATCGAGGTCGACCACCTGCTGCGCAAGGGGCTGATCAGTCCCTGA